From Pseudopipra pipra isolate bDixPip1 chromosome 13, bDixPip1.hap1, whole genome shotgun sequence, a single genomic window includes:
- the LOC135421241 gene encoding heat shock factor protein 3-like isoform X2, which yields MSARPARRPRPAVRAAAPRPDPARPGPRMREAPALPRGPAAPGPGSGPGPGPGSGPAPVPGFLAKLWALLEDPDSDDVICWSRNGENFCILDEQRFAKELLPKYFKHNNISSFIRQLNMYGFRKVIALENGIITAEKSSVIEFQHPFFKQGKAHLLENIKRKILQFILSLMRGNYIVGVKRKRSLTDAAGASPSKYSRQYVRIPVESGQAMAFSEHSADEEDGNGTGLIIRDITDTLENATDGLLAVAHTSGRAREPQAAVDPGLPLCQVSQPSELNCAEPVPPVPVNDVSKSSEIGSAAVELHTAQPNAPEDPVSVIDSILNENTSGNQNDPLLDREEIQDFLNCIDASLEELQAMLSGKQYNFGAEAFSDTFNPELPALDMNLMETPPGMENMENLTESTEGLGASERETAGSKDMQLIQYRANPLLSLFEEQPSGEVAGKMEDPKDFLLPPLEEKPALQSPSGSGTIVPLTAPASQAESLDTLGMGDPPLLPEDGNGEYKLFPLLLLSPVANFIDEASEIETS from the exons ATGAGCGCTCGCCCcgcgcgccggccccgccccgcagTGCGCgcagcggccccgcggcccgacccggcccggcccggccccagGATGCGGGAGGCGCCCGCGctgccccgcggccccgccgcgcccggccccggcTCCGGCCctggccccggccccggctccGGCCCCGCGCCCGTCCCCGGCTTTCTCGCCAAGCTCTGGGCGCTGCTGGAGGACCCGGACAGCGACGACGTCatctgctggagcagg AATGGCGAGAATTTCTGCATTCTGGATGAGCAGAGGTTTgccaaggagctgctccctAAGTACTTCAAACACAACAATATCTCCAGCTTCATACGGCAGCTCAACATGT ATGGTTTCAGGAAGGTGATTGCTCTGGAGAATGGTATCATTACAGCAGAGAAGAGCTCAGTCATTGAATTCCAGCACCCTTTCTTCAAGCAAGGGAAGGCACATTTACTGGAAAACATCAAGCGCAAG atTCTTCAATTTATACTAAGTTTGATGCGAGGAAATTACATTGTTGGGgtcaaaagaaaaag GTCTCTCACAGATGCTGCAGGTGCTTCACCCTCCAAGTACAGCCGTCAGTACGTCCGCATACCTGTGGAGAGTGGCCAGGCT ATGGCTTTTTCCGAACATAGTGCAGATGAAGAGGATGGAAATGGCACAGGTCTCATCATCCGAGATATCACTGACACCCTGGAAAATGCCACTGATGGCCTCCTCGCTGTGGCACACACGAGTGGCAGAGCCAG AGAGCCACAGGCAGCTGTGGATCCCGGCTTACCTCTTTGTCAAGTATCACAGCCAAGTGAGTTAAATTGTGCAGAACCTGTCCCACCAGTTCCTGTAAATGATGTCAGCAAATCCAGTGAAAtaggcagtgctgctgtggaaCTCCATACTGCACAACCAAATGCTCCAGAGGACCCCGTGTCAGTGATTGACTCCATCTTGAATGAGAACACCTCTGGAAATCAAAATGATCCTTTGCTGGACAG agAAGAAATTCAGGATTTTCTGAACTGCATTGATGCCAGCCTTGAAGAGCTCCAAGCAATGCTGTCAGGGAAGCAGTACAACTTCGGTGCCGAAGCATTCAGCGAT acaTTTAATCCCGAGCTGCCAGCCCTGGATATGAACTTGATGGAAACACCGCCTGGTATGGAAAAT ATGGAAAACTTGACAGAGAGCACTGAAGGTCTGGGAGCGAGTGAGAGGGAAACAGCAGGAAGCAAAG aTATGCAGCTGATCCAGTACAGGGCCAACCCTCTGCTTTCCTTATTTGAAGAACAACCCTCAGGTGAAGTTGCAGGAAAGATGGAGGATCCAAAAGActttctgctgcctcccctGGAGGAGAAACCTGCTCTCCAGTCTCCATCAGGCAGTGGAACCATTGTGCCACTCACAGCTCCAGCAAGCCAGGCTGAGTCTCTGGACACCCTGGGAATGGGTGATCCACCTCTCCTCCCAGAGGATGGGAATGGAGAGTATAAACTGTTTCCACTCCTGCTCCTTAGTCCTGTTGCTAACTTCATAGATGAGGCCTCTGAGATAGaaacttcttga
- the LOC135421241 gene encoding heat shock factor protein 3-like isoform X1, translating into MSARPARRPRPAVRAAAPRPDPARPGPRMREAPALPRGPAAPGPGSGPGPGPGSGPAPVPGFLAKLWALLEDPDSDDVICWSRNGENFCILDEQRFAKELLPKYFKHNNISSFIRQLNMYGFRKVIALENGIITAEKSSVIEFQHPFFKQGKAHLLENIKRKVSAVRTEDLKVCTEDLHKVLSEVQEMREQQNNMDVRLANMKRENKALWKEVAVLRQKHSQQQKLLSKILQFILSLMRGNYIVGVKRKRSLTDAAGASPSKYSRQYVRIPVESGQAMAFSEHSADEEDGNGTGLIIRDITDTLENATDGLLAVAHTSGRAREPQAAVDPGLPLCQVSQPSELNCAEPVPPVPVNDVSKSSEIGSAAVELHTAQPNAPEDPVSVIDSILNENTSGNQNDPLLDREEIQDFLNCIDASLEELQAMLSGKQYNFGAEAFSDTFNPELPALDMNLMETPPGMENMENLTESTEGLGASERETAGSKDMQLIQYRANPLLSLFEEQPSGEVAGKMEDPKDFLLPPLEEKPALQSPSGSGTIVPLTAPASQAESLDTLGMGDPPLLPEDGNGEYKLFPLLLLSPVANFIDEASEIETS; encoded by the exons ATGAGCGCTCGCCCcgcgcgccggccccgccccgcagTGCGCgcagcggccccgcggcccgacccggcccggcccggccccagGATGCGGGAGGCGCCCGCGctgccccgcggccccgccgcgcccggccccggcTCCGGCCctggccccggccccggctccGGCCCCGCGCCCGTCCCCGGCTTTCTCGCCAAGCTCTGGGCGCTGCTGGAGGACCCGGACAGCGACGACGTCatctgctggagcagg AATGGCGAGAATTTCTGCATTCTGGATGAGCAGAGGTTTgccaaggagctgctccctAAGTACTTCAAACACAACAATATCTCCAGCTTCATACGGCAGCTCAACATGT ATGGTTTCAGGAAGGTGATTGCTCTGGAGAATGGTATCATTACAGCAGAGAAGAGCTCAGTCATTGAATTCCAGCACCCTTTCTTCAAGCAAGGGAAGGCACATTTACTGGAAAACATCAAGCGCAAG GTGTCTGCAGTGAGAACCGAGGATCTCAAGGTCTGCACGGAGGATTTGCACAAAGTCCTGTCCGAGGTGCAGGAGATGAGAGAGCAGCAGAACAACATGGATGTCAGGCTGGCTAATATGAAGAG AGAAAATAAGGCCCTGTGGAAAGAAGTGGCAGTTCTAAGGCAGAAGCACAGTCAACAACAGAAGCTGCTGTCTAAG atTCTTCAATTTATACTAAGTTTGATGCGAGGAAATTACATTGTTGGGgtcaaaagaaaaag GTCTCTCACAGATGCTGCAGGTGCTTCACCCTCCAAGTACAGCCGTCAGTACGTCCGCATACCTGTGGAGAGTGGCCAGGCT ATGGCTTTTTCCGAACATAGTGCAGATGAAGAGGATGGAAATGGCACAGGTCTCATCATCCGAGATATCACTGACACCCTGGAAAATGCCACTGATGGCCTCCTCGCTGTGGCACACACGAGTGGCAGAGCCAG AGAGCCACAGGCAGCTGTGGATCCCGGCTTACCTCTTTGTCAAGTATCACAGCCAAGTGAGTTAAATTGTGCAGAACCTGTCCCACCAGTTCCTGTAAATGATGTCAGCAAATCCAGTGAAAtaggcagtgctgctgtggaaCTCCATACTGCACAACCAAATGCTCCAGAGGACCCCGTGTCAGTGATTGACTCCATCTTGAATGAGAACACCTCTGGAAATCAAAATGATCCTTTGCTGGACAG agAAGAAATTCAGGATTTTCTGAACTGCATTGATGCCAGCCTTGAAGAGCTCCAAGCAATGCTGTCAGGGAAGCAGTACAACTTCGGTGCCGAAGCATTCAGCGAT acaTTTAATCCCGAGCTGCCAGCCCTGGATATGAACTTGATGGAAACACCGCCTGGTATGGAAAAT ATGGAAAACTTGACAGAGAGCACTGAAGGTCTGGGAGCGAGTGAGAGGGAAACAGCAGGAAGCAAAG aTATGCAGCTGATCCAGTACAGGGCCAACCCTCTGCTTTCCTTATTTGAAGAACAACCCTCAGGTGAAGTTGCAGGAAAGATGGAGGATCCAAAAGActttctgctgcctcccctGGAGGAGAAACCTGCTCTCCAGTCTCCATCAGGCAGTGGAACCATTGTGCCACTCACAGCTCCAGCAAGCCAGGCTGAGTCTCTGGACACCCTGGGAATGGGTGATCCACCTCTCCTCCCAGAGGATGGGAATGGAGAGTATAAACTGTTTCCACTCCTGCTCCTTAGTCCTGTTGCTAACTTCATAGATGAGGCCTCTGAGATAGaaacttcttga